From the genome of Medicago truncatula cultivar Jemalong A17 chromosome 2, MtrunA17r5.0-ANR, whole genome shotgun sequence:
CCTAAGTGGAATGGGTTGCAGTGCTGGGTTGTTATCAGTAAGCTTGGCCAAAGATCTTCTAAGAGTTCACAAAAATTCCTTGGCTTTAGTTCTAAGCATGGAGGCTGTAGCTCCCAATGGCTATGTTGGAAATAAAAAATCCATGATTATCGCGAATGTGTTGTTTCGAATGGGAGGAGCGGCCATTTTACTATCCAACAAAAATCAGGACAAGGGAATCGCCAAGTACAAGCTTCAACATCTTGTGAGAACACACTTGGGATCAAATGACAAAGCATATCAGTCTGTGTATCAGGAACCCGATGAAAATGGTATTGTAGGCGTTTCGCTTTCACGATCACTATTAAGTGTAGCTGCTTCAGCTTTGAGGATCAATATAATAACCTTAGGCCCTCTTGTCTTGCCATATTCCGAGCAACTGCAATATGTGTGGTCGATGATTCACAGGAAAATTTGGGCAGTGGAGAATAAGGAAATGTATGTGCCAAATTTCAAGAAGGCTTTTGAGCATTTCTGTATACATGCAGGTGGTAAGGCAGTAATAGATGGCATAGTGGAAAATCTGAAGCTGCATAGGGAAGATGGGGAGGCTTCAAGGATGACATTATATAGATTTGGCAATACCTCATCTTCTTCTCTGTGGTATGAACTAAGCTATTTGGAGGCAAAAGGGAGAGTAAAGAAAGGACATAAGGTTTGGCAAATTGGCTTTGGAAGTGGTTTCAAGTGTAACAGTGCTGTCTGGAAGTGCCTTTCTGATATTGATCCAAATGTAAGGAGTGCATGGTCAGATAGAATCCATTTGTATCCAGTTGAGATACCTGTGTTTGATTGTTGAAGTTATTGTAGATTCAAGAAGTATTAGCAGGGGTCCAACAAAGATGATAATTAGGTCCTTTATGATTTATTACTTTTCTTATTC
Proteins encoded in this window:
- the LOC11418820 gene encoding 3-ketoacyl-CoA synthase 7 translates to MIMKSFLPNYFSFLNLSSISKCSISVTQSIAVISLILILLYICFRSTSVYLIDYVCYLPPDNLRLPHSHFIEHLDLYNFDKEIIDFHIKVLEKSGIGDEACMPESVHQLPPYTSLKNTQAETEMVLFTIVDDLLSKHNIHPKSIDILVSNCSIFSPTPCITSTIINKFGFRSNVKSFSLSGMGCSAGLLSVSLAKDLLRVHKNSLALVLSMEAVAPNGYVGNKKSMIIANVLFRMGGAAILLSNKNQDKGIAKYKLQHLVRTHLGSNDKAYQSVYQEPDENGIVGVSLSRSLLSVAASALRINIITLGPLVLPYSEQLQYVWSMIHRKIWAVENKEMYVPNFKKAFEHFCIHAGGKAVIDGIVENLKLHREDGEASRMTLYRFGNTSSSSLWYELSYLEAKGRVKKGHKVWQIGFGSGFKCNSAVWKCLSDIDPNVRSAWSDRIHLYPVEIPVFDC